TCACCAGAATTTCAGCAGGCCTTTAGGAAGCTGGCATTGCAGCCACACCGAAAAGAGAAGGTAGCTCAGTATTGCGGTGCTACCCGACAAGAGTAAGGGTGTAAGCCACTTTTTCGGTTCGGCCAGCTTGAATAAGAGCAAGAGACAGACAAAGGTAGTGAGCAGAAATCCGAGAGGCTCAAGCAGTAGGATATAGCCGACCAGAATTGCCACCGTCAGCGACGGATTGAGGAAGCGTTTCCAGCGGCGTTTCGTCAGACGTCCCAAATCTCTCGCAGCCTCCCCTTCTTTTGCCTGAGAAATAAGAGTGGAGCACACGAGGATCAGACCGAACAGCGCTAGCGACGCTCCCGCAAAGAAGGGCAGGAATCCGGCGCCCGGGGTATGGAAAGTTCCCAGTTTCAATTGGATCGATCCAAGGCACATTCCTATGCCGAGGAGGACCCAGAGCAGTCCATCTGCGAGGAGCAACTTTTTCATCTATGGCACCTGTCACGCCAGAGGTTTATCGGCTACCGCGTAGTTCTGGAAACCTATTTCTCGACCAGCCCGAGCTGATTGACCAGCTTGCCCATAGGGGCGTACAGTTTCTTCCACTTCTCAGCATAGTCCTTGCCGCTCATGTAGGCTTCGTCGATAGTGTACTGTTTGAGCATGTCTTGAAACGTGCGATCCTTCATAGCATTCTTGAACACCTTGTCCAGCTTGTCGCGGATCGGGTCCGGCAGGCCTTTCGGGCCGTAAATACCCATGTAGGAAAGCAGGTAGAAATCGTGGCCCTTATCAACTATCGTCGGAACCTTCGGCGTTGCTGACCAGTGATTACCGCTTATGATGATCAGCATTTTCATTTTTCCTGCCTTGACCAACGGGATGAGATCGGAAGAGCCGGCAGTGGCTGAATCAATGTGCCCGCCAAGGCACGCGTTCACTGCTTCCGGCCCATTTTTGAAAGGGACCTGCTGCCATTTTATACCTTCAACCATGGCAATGTGTTCCATCGTGATATGCGGCATCATGCCATAACCCGGGTGACCATAGGTGAATTTACCGGGATTTGCCTTCGCATACGCGATCACATCCTCCCAGGTGTTCCATGGTGAATTGCTACGAACAACGATCCCGTTGTTGTACTCGCCGTACGTCATGATGTCCACGACGTCCTTGAATGGATCGTAAGGCACCTTTCGTATCTGCGGCTGCACGATATAGGTCGCCGTAACCGTGGTACCTAGCGTGTAGCCATCGGGTTTCGCTTTAAGAACGTAGGATTTTGCGATTACACCGCCAGCGCCTGGCTTGTTCTCGTTCACGATGGGCTGACCCAATTCTTTTTCTGCAGCCCTCGAGAGTACCCGTATCAGTGTGTCATGCATACTGCCGGCAGCCCAACCACAGACCATTGTAATAGGCTGAGTCGGATAGGCATCTGCTGCAAGAGATTCCGCAGCCCACAGGGACATGACCAGGAGCATCATCACAAAAAATAGTTTCAGCATGCAACGAGTCTGTTTATGCATTGTTCTCCCTCCCGGTTTCTGTTTAGTTCCATGGTGAAGTCACTCATGTCTGAGGCTTGAGTGGATATTTCTCAAGAGGCACAGGCTCTGTGAAGAATTTCGATCTGCCCTCTTCTTCCTTGATCAGGATCCATTTCAGCCAGTTCTTGTCGTCTCTGTCCGGATAATCCTGGCGGTGCTGTGTGCCGCGGGTTTCCTGGCGCATCAAGGCAGCGCTCAGCGTCCAACCTGCAGCCAGGGCCATGCTTTCAGCCTGGTGGTAGCGGCACAAGTGATGAAAATCTGCAGCTCCGACCTCGCGCAGGCTCTCCCTCGCCGTATCCACCTTGCGCAGTGCCTCCCGTAAGCGCCCATCCTCCCTGTGGAGATTGTATTTCACGGGTATCATTGCCTCGTGAATGCGGTAGATTACGTCGTTGACGTTGCCGCCGCCGTGACGTCCTAGGGGCCTGAGCATCTTTTCTTTCAACCTTTGTACTTCGTTCGTGTCAATTTCTACCGGCTCAGCAGCCGCAGCATACTTCCCAACGCTTTCGCCGCCCTTGAGTCCGCTTACCGTGGCAAAGGCTATACTGAATCCACCGAAAGTACCGGATGCCCGGGCGCCGGTAAAACCCGATCCCAGAGAACCCGCGTCTCCCACGGCCCAGAGGCCATCCACTGTTGTTCTGCACTCCAGGTCTATTTTTATGGGACCCTGGCCGCCGACGAACTGAAGTTCTACCTCGATGCGTTCCTTGTCAGGATCTAATCCGAGCTTTTCCCGTATCGCCTTCAGCAGATCTCCCCTGCCGGCAGGCTGGAACCGCGCCGGAAGTGTCTCGCTTTGAAGCGCGACAGCTCTTTCTTCTTCGGTGAGCTTTCTGAAGTTTATATAAATAGGCCCTCTGCCAGCCTCCACCTCCCTGGTCATGGCATCGGCTATCCGATAAAAGTCGAGGAATTCCTGTCCTGCCTTCACGCCCGTCTTAACTTCCGGGTAGTATCGCTCAACGAACCGCTCACCCGGTGCATTCTCAAAAAAGAGATAGAGTGGGGTGCGCCGCCTGATGTCGCCTCTGAATCCAAAGGTGTAGGTGTTGGCAAACTCTGCATTCATCAAATGAGCCCCGGCGCGATACGCCATTGCCACACCTTCGCCCGTGTTCACCGAGAAGTGCCTCTGAGCGTAGTAGCGGCATGAACC
The Syntrophorhabdales bacterium DNA segment above includes these coding regions:
- a CDS encoding FAD-binding protein, whose product is MAPLDKIGDVMNTDVLVIGGGISGLLAAIKAKATAKDVLVVDKGGIGWSGQVPLSGGDCALVTPQEAEDYFTWLVRVGNFLNNQEWTSAFAQNMYACIREAAKMGLPFWMSDGEIITVPFHKKYRATHFSPVKLMIKLKQSATRKQIRTLDKIFISDLIKKDSRAIGAIGFGLVDGKTYIIKARSVVIANGSCRYYAQRHFSVNTGEGVAMAYRAGAHLMNAEFANTYTFGFRGDIRRRTPLYLFFENAPGERFVERYYPEVKTGVKAGQEFLDFYRIADAMTREVEAGRGPIYINFRKLTEEERAVALQSETLPARFQPAGRGDLLKAIREKLGLDPDKERIEVELQFVGGQGPIKIDLECRTTVDGLWAVGDAGSLGSGFTGARASGTFGGFSIAFATVSGLKGGESVGKYAAAAEPVEIDTNEVQRLKEKMLRPLGRHGGGNVNDVIYRIHEAMIPVKYNLHREDGRLREALRKVDTARESLREVGAADFHHLCRYHQAESMALAAGWTLSAALMRQETRGTQHRQDYPDRDDKNWLKWILIKEEEGRSKFFTEPVPLEKYPLKPQT
- a CDS encoding tripartite tricarboxylate transporter substrate binding protein; the protein is MHKQTRCMLKLFFVMMLLVMSLWAAESLAADAYPTQPITMVCGWAAGSMHDTLIRVLSRAAEKELGQPIVNENKPGAGGVIAKSYVLKAKPDGYTLGTTVTATYIVQPQIRKVPYDPFKDVVDIMTYGEYNNGIVVRSNSPWNTWEDVIAYAKANPGKFTYGHPGYGMMPHITMEHIAMVEGIKWQQVPFKNGPEAVNACLGGHIDSATAGSSDLIPLVKAGKMKMLIIISGNHWSATPKVPTIVDKGHDFYLLSYMGIYGPKGLPDPIRDKLDKVFKNAMKDRTFQDMLKQYTIDEAYMSGKDYAEKWKKLYAPMGKLVNQLGLVEK
- a CDS encoding tripartite tricarboxylate transporter TctB family protein is translated as MKKLLLADGLLWVLLGIGMCLGSIQLKLGTFHTPGAGFLPFFAGASLALFGLILVCSTLISQAKEGEAARDLGRLTKRRWKRFLNPSLTVAILVGYILLLEPLGFLLTTFVCLLLLFKLAEPKKWLTPLLLSGSTAILSYLLFSVWLQCQLPKGLLKFW